In Fibrobacter sp. UWR4, one DNA window encodes the following:
- the rplM gene encoding 50S ribosomal protein L13 yields the protein MKTITVNPSKVERKWKLVDAANKPMGRVATEVARILMGKNKAIFSPNVDTGDFVVVINAEKVAVTGNKMLKKEYFHHTGMISGERWINFADLLAKHPTAPLEAAIWGMLPHSALGHKMIKKLKIYAGAEHPHAAQNPEVVDL from the coding sequence ATGAAGACTATTACGGTAAACCCGAGCAAGGTCGAACGCAAGTGGAAGCTTGTGGACGCCGCTAACAAGCCGATGGGTCGCGTTGCAACTGAAGTTGCTCGTATCCTCATGGGCAAGAACAAGGCCATCTTCTCCCCGAATGTCGACACTGGTGACTTCGTGGTTGTGATCAATGCAGAAAAGGTTGCAGTTACTGGCAACAAGATGCTGAAGAAGGAATACTTCCACCACACCGGTATGATCTCTGGTGAACGCTGGATCAACTTCGCAGACCTTCTTGCTAAGCACCCGACCGCACCGCTTGAAGCTGCTATCTGGGGCATGCTCCCGCACAGCGCTCTCGGTCACAAGATGATCAAGAAACTCAAAATCTATGCCGGTGCAGAACATCCGCACGCAGCACAGAATCCCGAAGTCGTAGACTTGTAA
- the rpsI gene encoding 30S ribosomal protein S9: protein MYRGTGRRKNAIAAVILKPGSGKRTINGRDFKDYFHSEVQNMIANLPFAILGNAEEWDVEVTARGGGIAGQMGAVRLGIARALVANDAEVKPALKKEGLMTRDARAVERKKFGRKKARKNFQFSKR, encoded by the coding sequence ATCTACCGTGGCACTGGCCGCCGCAAGAACGCTATTGCTGCTGTGATCCTGAAGCCGGGTTCCGGCAAGCGCACTATCAATGGTCGTGATTTTAAGGATTACTTCCACTCTGAAGTGCAGAACATGATCGCCAACCTTCCGTTCGCCATCCTCGGCAACGCAGAAGAATGGGACGTCGAAGTTACCGCTCGTGGCGGTGGCATCGCCGGCCAGATGGGCGCTGTCCGTCTTGGCATTGCACGCGCACTCGTTGCTAACGACGCTGAAGTTAAGCCGGCTCTGAAGAAGGAAGGCTTGATGACTCGTGACGCACGTGCCGTTGAACGTAAGAAGTTCGGCCGCAAGAAGGCTCGTAAGAACTTCCAGTTCTCCAAGCGCTAA
- a CDS encoding ThiF family adenylyltransferase, which translates to MALNTEIFNRTIRLVGNETMDAITQKRVIIFGVGGVGSWCAESLIRSGIHHLTMVDSDDVNVTNVNRQLMATTRTVGQVKVNVLRDRLLEINPDAQIEARAELYSEATGESFHLEDYDYIIDAIDSLDCKMHLLMNASRTKAKVFSSMGAALKMDPTKIHVAEFWDVKGCPLARALRDKFKKWQLKPAKKIKCVYSEELLKNLGGIPENDGAPAEFHKVAYNGTMAHAVAIFGFTIAGLVMQDICR; encoded by the coding sequence ATGGCGTTAAATACCGAAATCTTCAATCGCACCATCCGTCTTGTGGGTAACGAGACGATGGATGCCATCACCCAGAAGCGGGTGATTATCTTTGGTGTGGGCGGTGTCGGTAGCTGGTGTGCCGAAAGCCTGATCCGTTCCGGAATCCATCACTTGACGATGGTGGATTCAGACGACGTAAATGTCACCAATGTAAATCGCCAACTGATGGCTACCACCAGGACGGTGGGGCAGGTAAAAGTCAATGTGCTTCGTGACCGTCTGCTGGAAATCAACCCCGACGCACAAATCGAGGCTCGGGCGGAACTCTACAGCGAAGCGACCGGCGAGAGTTTCCATCTGGAAGATTACGACTACATCATCGACGCCATTGATAGCCTGGATTGCAAGATGCATCTGTTGATGAACGCTTCCCGCACGAAGGCCAAGGTGTTTTCCTCCATGGGGGCTGCCCTCAAGATGGATCCCACCAAGATCCATGTGGCGGAATTCTGGGATGTCAAAGGCTGCCCGCTGGCCCGTGCCCTTCGGGACAAGTTCAAGAAGTGGCAATTGAAACCCGCCAAGAAAATCAAGTGTGTCTATAGCGAGGAACTGCTGAAAAACCTCGGTGGCATTCCCGAAAACGACGGCGCCCCGGCGGAGTTCCATAAGGTGGCCTACAACGGCACCATGGCTCACGCTGTTGCCATTTTCGGTTTTACCATCGCAGGACTTGTTATGCAGGATATTTGCCGTTAG
- the rpsB gene encoding 30S ribosomal protein S2 → MANLPSVEDLLAAGSHFGHQTQRWNPKMKPYILAEKNGIYVLNLSKTRDLLEVAAAAAKKISESGKTVLFVGTKPTARQCVLDAAASCNQFSVTNRWLGGMLTNFQTVRKSIKKIDKIDAMEQDGTFQVLGKKEVLDKTRERTKLLEVFGGIREMVNLPGLLVVTDLAHEKIAVAEARRLHIPIIGICDTNVDPTLVDYPIPANDDAVKSLKLIVDYIASNVAPRSVEKKSKEEIKKFDNGEDK, encoded by the coding sequence ATGGCAAATCTGCCTTCCGTTGAAGACCTGCTTGCTGCAGGTTCCCACTTTGGTCACCAGACTCAGCGTTGGAATCCGAAGATGAAGCCCTACATCTTGGCTGAAAAGAACGGCATCTACGTTCTTAACCTGTCCAAGACTCGCGACCTCCTCGAAGTTGCTGCCGCTGCTGCAAAGAAGATCTCCGAATCCGGTAAGACCGTTCTTTTCGTTGGTACCAAGCCGACCGCTCGTCAGTGCGTTCTCGATGCAGCTGCATCCTGCAACCAGTTCTCCGTTACCAACCGTTGGTTGGGCGGTATGCTGACTAACTTCCAGACCGTTCGTAAGTCCATCAAGAAGATTGACAAGATCGACGCTATGGAACAGGACGGCACTTTCCAGGTCCTCGGTAAGAAGGAAGTCCTGGACAAGACTCGCGAACGCACCAAGCTCCTCGAAGTGTTCGGTGGCATCCGCGAAATGGTGAACCTTCCGGGCCTCCTGGTCGTGACCGACCTCGCTCACGAAAAGATCGCCGTTGCTGAAGCACGTCGTCTTCACATTCCTATCATCGGCATTTGCGATACTAACGTTGATCCGACCCTCGTTGACTACCCGATTCCGGCTAACGACGACGCAGTGAAGTCCCTGAAGCTCATCGTGGACTACATTGCTTCCAACGTTGCTCCTCGCTCTGTCGAAAAGAAGTCCAAGGAAGAAATCAAGAAGTTTGATAACGGTGAGGACAAGTAA
- the tsf gene encoding translation elongation factor Ts — translation MAAITASLVNELRQKTGVGMMQCKKALTETDGDLDKAVELLRKQGAAVAAKRADKAAKEGRIYLVETADKAAAFELSCETEPVSNNDDFVALAALAVKAVETQAIASVEDLKAATVDGKKINDVLQDVLVKIQENIDFRKYAELKKSANSVFGVYSHMKGKIGVITELAYEGSADEAALKAAAKDIAMQAAAFAPVALNDAAVPAETIEKEREIAKAQIEASGKATKPEFVERQIEGRVAKVLKEIVLEDQEFFMSEKNPKKLAVKDYLQEVVAKQLGLSSLKVVNFIRFERGN, via the coding sequence ATGGCTGCTATTACCGCTTCTCTCGTAAATGAACTCCGTCAGAAGACTGGCGTAGGCATGATGCAGTGCAAGAAGGCTCTCACCGAAACTGACGGTGATCTGGACAAGGCAGTTGAACTTCTCCGTAAGCAGGGTGCTGCTGTTGCTGCAAAGCGCGCAGACAAGGCTGCCAAGGAAGGTCGTATCTACTTGGTCGAAACCGCTGATAAGGCTGCTGCTTTCGAACTGTCCTGCGAAACCGAACCGGTTTCCAACAACGATGACTTCGTTGCTCTCGCAGCTCTCGCTGTGAAGGCTGTGGAAACTCAGGCTATCGCTTCTGTTGAAGACCTGAAGGCTGCTACCGTTGATGGCAAGAAGATTAACGACGTTCTCCAGGACGTTCTCGTTAAGATTCAGGAAAACATCGACTTCCGTAAGTATGCTGAACTCAAGAAGTCTGCAAACTCCGTGTTCGGTGTTTACAGCCACATGAAGGGCAAGATCGGCGTTATCACCGAACTGGCTTACGAAGGCTCTGCCGACGAAGCTGCTCTCAAGGCTGCTGCTAAGGACATCGCAATGCAGGCTGCTGCATTCGCTCCGGTTGCTCTGAACGACGCTGCTGTTCCTGCCGAAACTATCGAAAAGGAACGCGAAATCGCTAAGGCTCAGATCGAAGCTTCTGGTAAGGCTACCAAGCCCGAATTCGTTGAACGTCAGATCGAAGGCCGCGTGGCTAAGGTTCTGAAGGAAATCGTTCTCGAAGACCAGGAATTCTTCATGTCTGAAAAGAACCCGAAGAAGCTCGCTGTCAAGGACTACCTCCAGGAAGTCGTTGCAAAGCAGCTTGGCCTTTCTTCCCTGAAGGTCGTAAACTTCATCCGCTTCGAACGCGGTAACTAA
- the pyrH gene encoding UMP kinase, whose product MAKFNRVLLKLSGEALAGAKGHGIDNDILNEMASEIADVVRKGVGVALVIGGGNMIRGVSASAGGMNRAQGDAMGMLGTVMNGLAMQDALDKQGINSVVMSAIRMEPICEFFNRRRAIELLANGSVVIFSAGTGNPFFTTDSCAALRAIESECDVIMKVTKVDGIYSADPMKDPTATRFDDITYQEVIARGLKVMDTAAVALCMEHNMPIFVFKMEKGCLTQAAVEGNLGTLVHC is encoded by the coding sequence ATGGCTAAGTTTAATAGAGTTTTGCTCAAGCTGAGCGGAGAAGCTTTGGCCGGAGCCAAGGGCCACGGAATCGACAACGACATCCTGAACGAAATGGCGTCTGAAATTGCCGACGTTGTTCGCAAGGGTGTAGGTGTTGCTCTGGTCATTGGCGGTGGCAACATGATTCGTGGCGTAAGCGCCAGCGCAGGTGGCATGAACCGCGCTCAGGGCGATGCCATGGGCATGCTTGGTACTGTGATGAATGGTCTCGCCATGCAGGATGCCCTGGACAAGCAGGGAATCAATTCTGTGGTCATGAGCGCCATCCGCATGGAACCCATCTGCGAATTTTTCAACCGCCGTCGCGCCATTGAACTTCTTGCAAATGGTTCTGTGGTTATTTTCTCCGCAGGTACCGGCAATCCGTTCTTCACCACCGACAGCTGTGCAGCACTTCGCGCCATTGAAAGTGAATGCGACGTGATCATGAAGGTGACCAAGGTGGACGGCATCTATTCTGCTGACCCCATGAAGGATCCTACAGCAACCCGCTTTGACGACATTACCTATCAGGAAGTGATCGCCCGCGGACTTAAGGTGATGGACACCGCTGCCGTCGCTCTGTGCATGGAACACAATATGCCCATTTTTGTGTTCAAAATGGAAAAGGGCTGCTTGACTCAGGCCGCCGTTGAAGGTAATTTAGGAACACTGGTGCACTGCTAA
- the frr gene encoding ribosome recycling factor, translating to MADYSEKMAKAIEATEREFSKIRAGQASPAILNDIRIDYYGTPTPISQVAKVSVPEPRMLLVAPWEKALVDLIEKAIYAANIGLTPMKDGNSIRVSLPILTTERRQELAKIARKHAEDGRVAIRNIRRDANDAIKKDKEMPEDEAKKQQDEIQKATDKAIAQIDALLAAKEADILKV from the coding sequence ATGGCAGATTATTCTGAAAAGATGGCTAAGGCTATTGAAGCTACTGAACGCGAATTCTCCAAGATCCGTGCTGGCCAGGCTTCTCCCGCTATTCTCAACGACATTCGTATCGACTACTACGGTACTCCGACTCCCATTTCCCAGGTTGCAAAGGTTTCCGTTCCGGAACCTCGTATGCTCCTGGTCGCTCCGTGGGAAAAGGCTCTCGTTGACCTGATCGAAAAGGCTATCTACGCAGCAAACATCGGTCTTACCCCCATGAAGGACGGTAACTCCATCCGCGTCAGCCTCCCGATTCTCACTACCGAACGTCGTCAGGAACTGGCTAAGATCGCTCGCAAGCATGCAGAAGACGGCCGCGTTGCCATCCGCAACATCCGCCGCGATGCAAACGATGCCATCAAGAAGGATAAGGAAATGCCTGAAGACGAAGCCAAGAAGCAGCAGGACGAAATCCAGAAGGCTACTGACAAGGCTATCGCTCAGATTGACGCTCTTCTCGCAGCAAAGGAAGCCGACATCCTTAAGGTTTAA
- a CDS encoding isoprenyl transferase produces MANQLRHVAIIMDGNGRWAKSRGMERFFGHRKGTESTIDAVEMGVNLKLEHMTLYVFSSENWGRPSKEVDYLMNLLIEMVVKEIPDLMEKNVKLTVIGNMDRIPEKPRASLQSAIDVTANNTGMQLNLAISYGGRQEIVGAVKSIAAQVAAGTLKVEDIDESLFAKNLYLKGAPDPDLIIRTGGEFRLSNYLLWQAAYSEFYVTDTLWPDFTKEEFMKAVEFFNTRERRFGKVLHE; encoded by the coding sequence GTGGCAAATCAGCTTCGACATGTAGCCATCATTATGGACGGCAATGGCCGTTGGGCCAAAAGCCGCGGTATGGAACGTTTCTTCGGTCACCGTAAGGGGACTGAGTCTACCATCGATGCCGTTGAAATGGGCGTAAACCTCAAACTCGAGCACATGACACTTTACGTGTTCAGTTCCGAAAACTGGGGACGCCCTTCCAAGGAAGTGGATTATTTGATGAACCTTCTCATCGAGATGGTGGTGAAGGAAATTCCCGACCTGATGGAAAAGAATGTGAAGTTGACGGTGATCGGTAATATGGACCGCATTCCCGAAAAGCCCCGCGCAAGCCTGCAGTCCGCTATTGATGTGACTGCCAATAATACTGGCATGCAGTTGAACCTGGCAATCTCCTATGGTGGCCGACAGGAAATCGTAGGTGCTGTCAAGTCCATTGCCGCCCAGGTTGCCGCAGGCACCCTCAAGGTTGAGGACATCGACGAATCCCTCTTTGCAAAAAATCTTTACCTGAAGGGAGCTCCCGATCCGGATCTCATTATCCGTACCGGCGGCGAATTCAGACTTTCTAACTATTTGCTTTGGCAGGCCGCCTACAGTGAGTTCTATGTAACGGACACTCTGTGGCCGGACTTTACCAAGGAAGAATTCATGAAGGCGGTGGAGTTCTTTAATACTCGCGAACGCCGGTTTGGGAAGGTTCTTCATGAGTAA
- a CDS encoding phosphatidate cytidylyltransferase — protein sequence MSNLAQRLITAFIAIPLVFGLLWFNDISRIALMCFLGGVGAWEWAGMARKMYQGPDMRAYSFVASFALTLAWALSKGGFFGLPAVPCVVGMTCVVIFAGYIGMAYSKVNIEVLFPWLVMHIAAPLYVGLWGGMNVLMMGNGQGLEHCYPFILVMTSMWLCDTVAYFFGKFVAGKGPFGRHLFAPSISPKKTWEGSVAGTVATVAWVAYWGSCTSALSAFNVNIDLVKGLVLGLLIAISGQAGDLLMSALKRWSGTKDSGNLFVGHGGVLDRCDSFYLTAPMLYILLDMMEKVA from the coding sequence ATGAGTAATTTAGCACAGCGACTGATTACTGCGTTTATTGCCATTCCGTTAGTGTTTGGCCTTTTATGGTTTAACGATATTTCCCGTATTGCACTGATGTGCTTCCTGGGTGGCGTTGGCGCCTGGGAATGGGCTGGTATGGCTCGCAAGATGTACCAGGGCCCGGATATGCGAGCATATTCCTTTGTCGCATCCTTTGCGTTGACTCTTGCATGGGCTCTCTCCAAGGGCGGCTTCTTTGGACTGCCCGCTGTGCCTTGCGTTGTGGGCATGACCTGCGTTGTCATTTTTGCAGGCTACATCGGAATGGCTTACTCCAAGGTGAATATCGAAGTGCTGTTCCCCTGGCTGGTGATGCATATTGCGGCTCCGCTGTATGTGGGCCTCTGGGGAGGCATGAACGTCCTTATGATGGGTAACGGCCAGGGCCTTGAGCACTGCTATCCCTTTATCCTGGTGATGACCTCCATGTGGCTCTGTGACACCGTGGCTTACTTCTTCGGAAAGTTCGTTGCAGGCAAGGGCCCCTTCGGCCGTCATCTTTTTGCACCCAGCATTAGCCCCAAGAAGACTTGGGAAGGTTCCGTTGCTGGAACGGTCGCTACTGTGGCCTGGGTGGCTTATTGGGGCTCCTGCACTTCCGCTCTGTCCGCATTCAATGTGAACATTGACCTTGTGAAGGGCCTTGTCCTGGGCTTGCTCATTGCGATTTCCGGCCAGGCTGGCGACCTTTTGATGAGTGCTCTCAAACGTTGGAGCGGCACCAAGGATTCCGGCAACCTGTTCGTGGGCCACGGCGGCGTTCTGGACCGCTGCGACTCCTTCTACCTCACGGCACCCATGCTCTATATTCTGCTGGACATGATGGAAAAGGTTGCATAA
- a CDS encoding alcohol dehydrogenase, translating into MKAYVYKEHKKFELVEKPKPELQGPRDAIVRVTMGSICTSDLHIKHGSVPRAVPGITVGHEMVGVVESVGADVKKVKVGDRVTVNVETFCGECFFCKKGFVNNCTDKNGGWALGCRIDGGQTEFVRVPFADQGLNRIPDSVSDEQALFVGDVLATGFWAARISEIKTEDTVLIIGAGPTGICTLLCVMLKNPQKIIVCEKDETRREFVRRHYPQVIVTTPEECSAVVQRESAHGGADVVIEVAGTEETFRMAWENARPSAIVTVVALYDKPMTLPLPDMYGKNLTFKTGGVDGCDCAEILSLIEQGKIDTTPLVTHKFPLKNIGEAYRIFENRLDNVIKVAIVE; encoded by the coding sequence ATGAAAGCCTACGTTTATAAAGAACACAAGAAGTTTGAATTGGTAGAAAAGCCGAAGCCTGAATTGCAGGGCCCGAGGGATGCCATTGTCCGTGTGACCATGGGGAGCATCTGCACTAGCGATCTTCACATTAAGCATGGTTCTGTGCCGCGGGCGGTGCCGGGAATTACCGTGGGCCACGAAATGGTGGGCGTTGTGGAATCCGTCGGTGCTGATGTGAAGAAAGTGAAGGTGGGCGACCGCGTGACGGTGAATGTGGAAACTTTTTGCGGTGAATGCTTTTTCTGCAAGAAGGGTTTCGTGAACAACTGCACCGACAAGAACGGCGGATGGGCTTTGGGCTGCCGCATTGATGGTGGCCAGACGGAATTTGTGCGGGTGCCTTTTGCAGATCAGGGCCTGAACAGGATTCCTGATTCTGTTAGCGACGAGCAGGCGCTTTTTGTAGGCGATGTGCTGGCTACAGGTTTCTGGGCCGCCCGCATTTCTGAAATCAAGACCGAGGATACGGTGCTGATTATTGGCGCTGGCCCCACGGGCATTTGCACGCTGCTTTGCGTGATGCTGAAGAATCCACAAAAGATTATCGTCTGCGAAAAAGACGAAACCCGCCGTGAATTTGTCCGCAGGCATTATCCTCAGGTGATTGTGACTACGCCGGAGGAATGCAGTGCTGTGGTGCAGCGGGAAAGCGCCCACGGAGGCGCCGACGTTGTCATCGAGGTTGCTGGTACCGAAGAGACTTTCCGCATGGCTTGGGAAAACGCAAGGCCGAGCGCCATCGTGACGGTGGTGGCCCTTTACGACAAGCCCATGACTTTGCCATTGCCCGATATGTACGGCAAGAATCTCACGTTCAAGACCGGTGGCGTTGACGGTTGCGACTGCGCCGAAATTCTATCTCTCATCGAACAGGGGAAGATTGACACTACGCCTTTGGTTACCCACAAGTTTCCTCTAAAAAATATCGGGGAAGCCTACCGGATTTTTGAAAACAGGCTTGACAATGTGATAAAAGTTGCTATAGTAGAATAG
- a CDS encoding TIGR02147 family protein encodes MGISKIVESLFSYDDYRKFLQDYFEEQKSQSTAFSHRFFAAKAGFKTSSYCLNVIRGRFKLTQKSAEKISKALGLGALQQAYFLSLVEFNQSEKIDKRDAAWEQISQIKRQAEFTHLTNREQTYFSKWYHPIIRELVVTSNWNEDYRALAKMVVPAITVAEAKDAVKNLMELGLIKKTGLRYEETSLMVDATDVSPIALKQIRRDYIQHALRAVECIPRDEQYAAFTTLAMSESSFNYVVEVMREARRKIMAKISNDADVERVYEMMFMTFPMSTKIPKDEK; translated from the coding sequence ATGGGTATAAGTAAAATAGTTGAGAGTCTTTTTTCTTACGATGACTATCGTAAGTTTCTTCAGGATTATTTTGAAGAACAGAAAAGCCAGAGCACGGCATTTTCACACCGTTTTTTTGCGGCAAAGGCTGGGTTTAAAACCTCCTCCTACTGCCTGAATGTGATTCGTGGCCGGTTTAAGTTGACCCAGAAATCTGCAGAAAAGATCTCGAAGGCTCTAGGCCTTGGCGCTCTTCAGCAGGCATATTTCTTGTCACTTGTTGAGTTTAACCAGTCGGAAAAAATAGACAAGCGGGACGCCGCCTGGGAGCAGATTTCTCAAATCAAGAGGCAGGCAGAATTTACCCATTTGACAAATCGGGAACAGACTTATTTTTCAAAATGGTATCATCCTATTATCCGTGAGCTTGTGGTGACATCCAATTGGAATGAAGACTACAGGGCTCTTGCGAAAATGGTGGTTCCTGCCATAACGGTTGCCGAAGCAAAGGATGCAGTAAAAAACTTGATGGAGCTTGGCCTTATCAAGAAAACGGGGCTACGCTATGAGGAAACCTCCTTGATGGTGGATGCCACTGATGTTTCTCCCATTGCCTTGAAGCAAATTCGCCGAGACTATATCCAGCACGCTTTGCGCGCTGTGGAGTGCATTCCTCGAGATGAGCAATATGCCGCCTTTACAACCCTTGCCATGAGCGAAAGTTCTTTTAATTATGTTGTTGAAGTCATGAGGGAAGCCCGAAGAAAAATCATGGCGAAAATTTCCAACGACGCAGATGTGGAGCGGGTTTACGAGATGATGTTTATGACTTTTCCTATGAGCACAAAAATTCCAAAGGACGAAAAATGA
- a CDS encoding LamG-like jellyroll fold domain-containing protein codes for MKKLYSIQILAVILSWLVTLCACSEKKDVAGGITDIDHSVAGRVLDVAGSPVAHARVVAYIDNSTAVEDSVETVSDAKGNYELVFNRDVSGDTVMLYAELDSLVALENVESSQNFDLQVSAKKKLVGSVSGANSGFVRIKGTSLKAKIADDGSFEFDLAPAGKRILLQYVRDDLAVATFAVSTAGTSDSIALPEFIETYLSMDGKERVFENDSTLAESVDYVDGIFGKAIALKPGQFIDLGELDPTNGDFTISLWTKWKGTNGNHQILAAQRSYWSDSTSKFQWHFDNVDGKFAVMKSAPKVPVEITFGDSSVVPVDEWSFLVLVSKDNQVSMYVNGKQVGETSSFTSNLLEKAVPFRIGGNEIPTETWNGLLDEVRVENVARDLEWIINTFQTHF; via the coding sequence ATGAAAAAGTTGTATTCCATTCAAATCCTTGCGGTGATTTTATCTTGGCTAGTTACCTTATGTGCTTGTAGCGAAAAGAAGGACGTTGCAGGCGGTATTACCGATATTGACCATTCCGTGGCGGGAAGGGTTTTGGATGTGGCGGGTTCTCCCGTGGCTCATGCCAGAGTTGTTGCCTACATTGATAATTCCACTGCGGTAGAAGATTCTGTGGAAACGGTTTCGGATGCAAAGGGAAATTACGAACTGGTTTTCAATCGCGATGTTTCCGGTGATACGGTAATGCTTTATGCGGAGCTGGATTCTCTTGTTGCTCTTGAAAATGTTGAGTCGTCTCAGAACTTTGATTTGCAGGTTTCTGCCAAGAAGAAATTGGTGGGCAGTGTGTCTGGTGCAAATTCTGGCTTTGTTAGAATCAAGGGTACTTCATTGAAGGCGAAAATTGCAGATGATGGAAGTTTTGAATTTGACCTTGCCCCTGCAGGAAAAAGGATTCTGTTGCAGTATGTTCGCGACGATCTTGCTGTTGCAACTTTTGCTGTATCTACAGCAGGCACCTCTGATTCTATTGCCCTGCCGGAATTTATCGAGACCTATCTTTCCATGGATGGAAAAGAAAGGGTCTTTGAAAATGATTCCACTCTTGCGGAAAGCGTAGATTATGTGGACGGAATTTTTGGAAAGGCCATTGCCTTGAAGCCTGGCCAGTTCATTGACCTTGGCGAACTTGACCCAACCAATGGTGACTTCACAATTTCTCTTTGGACCAAGTGGAAGGGTACCAATGGTAATCATCAGATTCTTGCGGCGCAGCGCAGTTATTGGAGTGACAGCACATCAAAATTCCAGTGGCATTTTGATAATGTGGATGGAAAGTTTGCAGTGATGAAAAGTGCCCCGAAGGTTCCTGTGGAAATAACCTTTGGTGATTCCTCTGTTGTGCCTGTGGATGAATGGAGTTTTTTGGTGCTGGTCTCGAAGGATAATCAGGTTTCCATGTATGTCAATGGCAAGCAGGTTGGAGAAACAAGTTCCTTCACGTCGAATCTCTTGGAAAAAGCTGTACCGTTCCGTATCGGTGGAAACGAAATTCCCACGGAAACCTGGAATGGCCTTCTTGATGAGGTTCGGGTGGAAAACGTGGCCCGGGATCTTGAATGGATTATTAACACATTTCAAACACACTTTTAA